One genomic window of Pelagicoccus enzymogenes includes the following:
- a CDS encoding DUF3592 domain-containing protein: MSKSPSPSPEKTSPIPETPKAGRWSCLVWFGIAALIIYYFGFQAAEEDAHAKANWDYYEATITQSEARHGGLEGGWAIHYSFQVDLPSGARSYTDSQSSSKGYDKDEPVEGQFAIGNTLPVYINPDNPTQFHRPLSQSGLRWIAILGGGFFGLIGLSVLFSEDKKELQPPAAD, encoded by the coding sequence ATGAGCAAATCACCCTCACCATCCCCAGAAAAGACATCCCCGATTCCCGAGACCCCAAAGGCCGGCCGCTGGAGCTGTCTCGTCTGGTTCGGCATCGCCGCCCTCATCATTTACTACTTCGGTTTCCAAGCCGCGGAAGAGGACGCCCACGCTAAAGCCAACTGGGACTACTACGAAGCCACCATCACCCAAAGCGAAGCCAGACACGGTGGTCTCGAAGGAGGCTGGGCCATCCACTACAGCTTTCAAGTGGACCTCCCCTCCGGAGCACGCAGCTACACCGACTCCCAGTCCTCCTCCAAAGGCTACGATAAGGACGAGCCCGTCGAAGGCCAATTCGCCATCGGCAACACCCTTCCCGTCTACATCAATCCCGACAACCCCACCCAATTCCACCGGCCGCTCAGCCAAAGCGGGCTACGCTGGATCGCCATTCTCGGCGGCGGGTTCTTCGGTCTCATCGGCCTCTCCGTGCTCTTCTCCGAGGACAAGAAGGAACTCCAGCCACCAGCAGCTGACTAA
- a CDS encoding LacI family DNA-binding transcriptional regulator, translating to MDEAAHSTAKTRPSMDDVPAAAGVSTSTVSRSLPDDPESAPKPKSASAKPPSPSAIESTRWLPS from the coding sequence ATGGACGAAGCTGCACATTCTACCGCCAAGACCCGCCCCTCGATGGACGATGTGCCCGCCGCCGCCGGCGTTTCTACCAGCACGGTCTCGCGATCCCTGCCGGACGACCCCGAATCCGCCCCGAAACCAAAGAGCGCGTCCGCCAAACCGCCCTCGCCCTCGGCAATCGAGTCAACCCGCTGGCTTCCGTCCTGA
- a CDS encoding RNA polymerase sigma factor yields the protein MKDLKERGSWFTEEILPHEERLRKWLRSQFDLRDGVDDVVQEAFMQVYKASEKRPITNPKAYLYSIARNASYKKLKKDAMLVSESFEESSTVVPFEPSKGSDDWVIYQEEVGMLRDAIQRLPKKCRKIFVMRRIQGLSHAEIAERLGISVNTVSAQLTIGLRKCAQFFEKV from the coding sequence ATGAAAGACCTAAAGGAGCGTGGATCTTGGTTCACGGAAGAAATTCTACCGCATGAAGAAAGGCTGCGAAAGTGGCTGAGAAGCCAGTTTGACTTGAGGGATGGTGTCGATGACGTGGTGCAGGAGGCGTTTATGCAGGTGTACAAAGCGTCGGAAAAACGACCCATTACGAATCCGAAAGCCTACCTTTATTCGATCGCTCGTAACGCGTCTTACAAAAAGCTCAAAAAGGATGCGATGCTTGTCTCTGAGTCGTTTGAGGAGAGCTCGACGGTTGTTCCGTTCGAACCTTCCAAGGGTTCGGATGACTGGGTCATCTACCAAGAGGAGGTGGGGATGCTGCGCGACGCAATCCAGCGGCTTCCCAAAAAATGCAGAAAGATCTTTGTGATGAGAAGAATCCAAGGCTTGTCCCATGCCGAGATCGCCGAGCGCCTAGGGATATCGGTGAACACCGTTTCCGCCCAGCTTACGATAGGATTGCGGAAGTGCGCTCAATTTTTTGAAAAGGTCTAG